The stretch of DNA TATGTGCTGCTGGTCGAGTTCGAGGCGGACGACGGCACGCGCACGCAGACGATCCGTGCAGCGGCGACGCTGCAGATGAACGACTAACATCGAATGCGTGCCCGTCGATAAGCAGCTCCTCGACATCCTTGTGTGTCCCGCGGACCACGGTCCGCTCAGCGAGGAAGGCGACCGCCTTGTCTGCGGCCGCTGCCGCCGCCGGTATCCGGTCCGCGATGGCATCCCCGTGATGCTCATCGAAGAGGCCGAGCAGCCCGCGTCCTAGGACGGAAGGAGTCCCCTCTGGCCACTCAGATCACACCGAACATGACCATCGCCTCGGTCGTCGACCGTTGGCCCGACTCGGCGCGCATCTTCGCGCGCTACACCCTCGGCTGTGCGTCATGTGCGATCAGCAAGAGCGAGACGATCGCGCAGGCTGCGGCCGGCCACGGCGCTGGCCGAGTGAAGCTCGACGACCTCATCAGCGAGCTCAACGTATTCGCCGACACGGGCAAGCTGCCCGAAGGTGCGCCGCCCGCGCCGTCACTCGCCGCGAAGGGCGTGCCGCGCGGCATGGCGGAGCAGAAGGGCATCAAGCACGTCATCGCGGTCATGTCCGGCAAGGGCGGAGTGGGGAAGTCGCTCGTCGCCGGTCTGCTCGCCGTCGGCCTGAAGCGACGCGGATTCAGCGTCGGCGTCCTGGACGGCGATATCACCGGTCCCTCCATCCCGCGGATGTTCGGCGTCCACGAGAAGCCGATGTCGGCGGATGGCAAGACGCTCGTGCCGCCGAAGTCGCGCGGCGGCATCCCGATCATGTCGATGAATCTCATCCTGCCGAGCGAAGAGGAAGCGGTCATCTGGCGCGGCCCGATGGTGTCGGGCGCGATCCGCCAGTTCTTCAGCGACGTGCAGTGGGGCGAGCTCGACTACCTCATCGTCGATCTCCCGCCTGGCACGAGCGACGCGCCGCTCACGGTCATGCAGGCGCTGCCCGTCGACGGCGTCGTACTCGTGACCACACCGCAGGCGCTCGCGACCATGGTGGTCACCAAGGCCGTGAAGCTAGTCAAGCAGCTCGGCGGCGACATCATCGGCGTCGTCGAGAACATGGCCTACGTGACGCTTCCCGACGGCGGCCGCCTCGAGGTGTTCGGCCCGTCGCAGGGCCTCAAGCTCGTCATCGCGTCGAACGCGCCGCTCATGGGAAAGCTGCCGATCGATCCCGCGATCGCGCGCGACGCCGACAACGGCGACATCGAGAACTACACCTCGCCTGAGGCGGACGAACTCGTCGAGAACTTCATGCTCGTCGCGCCGCTCAAGGAGCCGGTCCGGGCCTAGGTCGCTAACCTTCGCGGATGCTCGCACGCGCGCGGGAACATTCCGGCGGCCTCTATCTGTTCGTCGCGTCGTCCGTCGCGAACGTCCTCGGCTTCGGCTACCAGATCGTCATGGCGCGGCTCCTCCGACCCGAGGAGTACGCCGTGCTCACCGCGCTGTTCGGCATCCTGATCCTCGAGTCGATCTCGAGCCAGGTGATCCAGTCGGCGACCGCCAAGCTCGCCGCGCAGTACCGCGCCCGCGACGAGGAGGCCGCCCTTCACGCGTTCGTGCGCCGCTGGGCCGTGCGCGTCGGTGGCGGCGCCGCCGCCGTCGGGCTGCTTGTCGCGGCGCTCTCTGGCGTGATCGCGGGGGCGCTCGCGCTGCCCGCGCTATCCGTCGCGCTCCTCGGCCTGACGCTGTTCCTCGCGCTCGTCTTCACCTTCGGCCTCGGACTGCTCCAGGGTCTCGCGCGTTTCGTGTGGATGGGGTCTGCGCTTATCGCGCAGGCCGGCGGCCGTCTCGCTGTGGGCGTCGCCCTCGTTCTCGCGGGCCTCGGTGTAGATGGAGCGTTCACGGGCGCGACCGCGGCGATCGCGATCAGCCTCGTGGTCGTGGCGGTGCCGCTCGTCCCGCTGTTCCGCGCCGCCCGTGGGAGCACCGCGATACACGAGCTCGGGCCGGCGGAGACGCGCTTCTTCGCGCTTTCGGCGGTCGTGTTGCTCGCGTACGCGGCGCTCACGAACATCGACGCGGTCCTGGCGCGTTCGCTGCTGCGGCCGGAGGACGCCGGCGCCTACGCCGGCGCCATCACGATGGGGAAGATCGTCCTCTTCGCGCCGATCGCGATCGGCTTCCTGCTCCTCGAACGCACCGCGCGCACGCACGCGCGCGGCGAGGACACGGACCGTGCCCTGTATCTCGCGCTCGCGTTCGTGCTCGCCACGAGCGGCTTCGTCGCCGTTGCGTACATCCTTGTGCCGGAGTTGCTCGTGCCGCTCGTCGTGGGCACGCAGTACCCAGAGACCGCGAAGATCGTCGGCACATATGGGGTCGCCGCGCTCGCGAACGCCCTGCTCAACCTGTGGATCTCGTACTTCATCGGGCGCGGTGAGATGCGGGTCGGACTGCTGCTGGCCGCCGCGGTCGTCGCGGAGCTCGTGCTGTTGCTGACGAACGCGACCGATCCGCTCGCTATGGCGCGCATCGTTCTCGTCGTCGCGCTCGCGACACAGGCCGCTGCGGTGGCGACGTTCGTCGTGAGGAAGGCGCGCGCGGGCTAGAGTGCGGTCGCGTCCACCAAGCCGTTGCGCACGGCGTAGATCGCGGCCTGCGTGCGGTCCGAGACGTTCAGCTTTTCGAGGATCGCCGCGACGTGGCTCTTCACCGTTTCCGGTGAGAGCACGAGCTTGTCCGCGATCTCGCGGTTGGAAAGACCTTCGGCCACGAGTCCGAGGATCTCGCGCTCGCGCTTCGTGAGATTCTTCGCCGCGGAAGGCACGGGGCCCGCAGGCTTCATCTCGCTCAGCATGCCGCGAAGCAGCTTGGACTCGATGAACGCGCCGCCGGTGGAGACCTGACGGATCGCGTCGACGAGCTCTTCCTTTGAAACGTCCTTCAGGAGGTAGCCGGCAGCGCCGGCGCGCACGGCGTCACGAAGGTAGGAGGGGTTGTCGTGCATGGTGACCATGATCACCGCGGTGCGCGGTCGCTCCTCTTTGATGCGCTTGGTGGCCTCGAGGCCGTCCATGTCCGGCATGCGAACGTCCATGAGGACGACGTCGGGCAGATCCCGGCGCGTGGCCTCGACGGCCTCGCGGCCGGTGCGCGCTTCACCGACGACCTCGATACCGTCGGCGTTGAGGAGCATTGCCGCGACGCCCTGTCGGACCAGCTCGTGGTCGTCGACCAGCAGTACACGTGTGGCCACGGGCTGATTGTACGGTCCTCGGACGATGGAGCTCACCGCCGACACTCGATGGTGGTCAATACAGCGCGAGCCAGATGAGATAGATCACGAGCAGGATCCCCGCGAGCCCGAACAGAACCACAACGACAGTACCGAGCGTGCCGAGCGCTAACTGCGAGTTGGGGCTGCCCACAACGCCGTCGATCATCTTCGCGAACTCCGCCGCGGTCGCGTCCTTGCGCAGCCATCCGCGCCCCTCGGGTAGCCGTCGCAGAAGTGCGCGGCCGTCGGACTCCGTACCCGACAACACCAGGGTCGGTGTGCCGAGGTGGATGTTGGCGCGTCCCGTCAACAGCGTGCCGTCGATGAGCGCGACGTTGGGACGCCAGTCGCGGATCGCGGCAGCCTCGGCAGCGCTCGCGACACGCCGCACGTCATAACGCTGCTCGAGTCGCAGCAGGGTTTCGATGCCCGATCCGATGACGGGGTGAGCGACGACCAGAAGAACCCGTGTTTGGGCCAACGACGCTATTCAACGGCACGGCGGCAGCCCCTGGCGCGGTTTAAGTAGGAGCATCCCCCGAGCGAGCGACTGAGCTGTCGGTGCTCTGTCGACCTTGTCGCGGATCGCGACAGAGCTCTCCTACCTTTCTCACACCAGCGACCGATAGCCACAAATCGGCCAAAACCCGAGGCTATCGCTCATGCCAACCAGGGTTCTCGTAGCCGACGACCACCTCGCGATCCGCGAGGGCATCAGGTCGCTGCTTGCGCCGGACGACGAGCTGCTCGTTGTCGGCGAGGCCGCCGACGGCATCCAGGCCGGCCGTATGGCCCTGGAGCTCAAGCCGGACATGATCCTTCTCGACAACTCCATGCCGGGCAAGACCGGCCTCGAGGTCGCGCGCGAGCTGAAGCCGCTCCTGCCCGACGCCTCGATCGTCTTCCTGACGCTCGACCCCGGGATCCGCGATCTCGCGCTCGCCGTTGGCGCGGCCGCCCATATCTCCAAGGACACCGCTCCACAGGAGACACTCCGCATCCTTCGCCAGGTCGCGCAGCAGCACGCCAAGGCGAAACCCGCCGAACTTAAGCCGATCGAGCGCACGCTCGCCGACGCGCTGGTCGCCGAGCACCTGTTCACGAACGAGCAGATGGCCCGCCTCATCGCGACGCGCGGAGCGCGCGAGTCTCTTTCGGCGGCACTGATCCGCACCGGCCTCATCCCGGACGCACGCGCTGCGCAGGTCCTGTCGCGCGTGAGCGGCCGTCCGCTCGTGACGCTTACGCCGTACCACGACACCGGCGTCGCGCGTCTGGCTCGCGGCCGCCGAAGCCTCATCGACCCGATCGATCCGACGGTCGCGGCGCAGCTCGCGAAGCGACTGTGCGAGCAGCGTCACGTGGTCCTCGTCGCGCTCGGTCGCAGCGAAGCGACGCTCGCGATGGCCGACCCACTCGACGACCAGACTCCGAACGACGTCAGCGTGCTTCTCGGCAACGTTCCGGTCACGATCGTGACCGCGAGCGCCGGCGAGATCGCCGCCGCGATCGCGCGCGGCTTCGTCAACGCGGCGCCCAAGGTCGCGCCGATGCCCGTCATCGAGCGCGCCGCCGCGCGCGAGCGCTCACGACGCCCGCTACTTGTCGTCGCTGCGGTGCTCGCGGCGCTTCTGCTGTTCGTCACTGGTTCGGCTGTGATCCTCGGCCCGGCCGCGAGCGCGGTGCAGGCGCGGGCGAATGTCACGATCTTCCAGGGCAATGTTGACGTCCGCACCGGCAGTGGTGCATACGCGCCGGTCGGGACCGGCTATGTCGTTCGCCAGGGCGACACGATCCGCACGCGGTCGCTCGCGAACGCAGCGCTGACATTCTTCGACGAATCGGTCGTCGTTCTGGAGCCGGGTACTGAACTTGAGATCGTCGAGCTTCACGCACTGTCGAACGGATCGATCGCCGCGACGCTGCGGCAGACCGCCGGTGCGACATGGCACGTTGTTACGCACCAGTCGTCGAGCCGCTACGCGGTCACGACGCCGACAACGACGGCGTCGGTCACCGGCACAGCCTTCACGGTCCGGGTCGATCCGTCGGGTTCGACGACGGTCGGTACGACCGAAGGTTCGGTAGACGTTCGCGGCGTCGATGGCGCTGCGAACTCGAGCGTGTCGGTTGGCGCCGGCTTCACGACCACGGTGGCGTCGAAGGGCAGCGCGCCCTCGGCGCCCACAGCGATCGCGCAGAACACCGTGACGTTCGTCCTCGAAGACTCGCGCGATGCCGTCATCGTCGACCGCACCGGTCGCGCCGCGGGAGTTAGCAACGGCGAGCTCGTGCGCTACATCCCAGGCTCGATGGTGAACCGCGTTGACTCGAGCGTGGTCGTGACGATTCCGAACAACGACGGTGATCGCTTCGGATCGGTGGTGTCTCCGCTGCAGAGCAGCGACGACACCGTCAGCGTGACTGCTGAAGCGCATAGCTCCAGCGGTGCGGTGGTCGGGCAGATCGCCGACACACGGCCGGTGGTCGACGGCGTCGCGCTCGGCGGCGTTCGCGTGAGCGGCAAGGATGTCGTTGCGCTCAGCGCCGACGTCGTGCGCACTCTTCCGGCGCCGGTCACTGCAAGCGTGCCGGCGAACACTGGCTTCGACATCTTCGTGTTCCTGCGCCGTGAGCCGACGAGCATCGCCGGCAACGCGGGTCCCGCTGGAACGGATGGAACGCAGGGACCTGCCGGGCCGCCTGGTCCGCAGGGTCCGACAGGGCCCACTGGCGCCGACGGTGCTGCGGGCGCTCCTGGTGCGAATGGTCTGAATGGCGCGGCTGGTGCGACCGGCGCGCAGGGTCCTGCTGGCGCGAACGGTATTGACGGCGCAGCTGGTCCGGCTGGTCCCGCTGGAGCACAAGGTCCCGCGGGCCCCGCCGGTGGTGGTCCTGCCGGCCCCGCGGGTCCGACGGGGCCCACCGGTCCTGCTGGTGCTAGCGGCACGAACGGCGTCGACGGCGCGACCGGTGCCACAGGGGCAACTGGTGCAACAGGCGCGACTGGACCCACAGGACCGACTGGTCCCACCGGCCCGACCGGAGCCACAGGCGCAACTGGTGACACAGGCGCGACGGGTGCAACAGGCGCGACTGGACCCACAGGTCCTACGGGACCGACTGGTGCGACTGGTGCGACTGGTGCGACTGGTGCGACTGGTGCGACTGGTGCGACTGGTGCGACTGGTGCGACTGGTGCGACTGGTGCGACTGGTGCGACTGGTCCCACAGGACCGACTGGTCCCACCGGCCCGACCGGAGCCACAGGTGCCACAGGTGCAACTGGTGCAACTGGTGACACAGGCGCACCGGGTGCGACCGGCGCAACAGGCGCAACGGGTGCGACCGGCGCAACAGGTCCTACAGGACCGACCGGTCCAACGGGCCCAACCGGCGCCACGGGTGCAACTGGCGCAACTGGCGCAACTGGCGCAACAGGTCCGACAGGACCGACGGGTCCAACGGGACCGACCGGCGCGACCGGTGCGACTGGCGCTACCGGATCGACGGGCAACACCGGTGCCACGGGTGCTACCGGCGCCACTGGTGCCACAGGTACCACTGGCGCGACCGGCGCGACTGGACCCACTGGATCAACGGGCGCGACGGGTGCCACGGGCGCGACAGGACCGACGGGCGACACAGGCGCGACCGGTGCAACCGGCGCAACCGGTGCGTCCGGCCCCACAGGTCCTACAGGACCAACCGGTCCAACCGGTCCAACCGGCCCGACCGGTGCCACCGGTGCCACAGGCGCGACCGGCGCAAGTGGCGCAACTGGTGCGACCGGCCCCACAGGTCCTACAGGACCGACCGGTCCAACCGGCCCGACCGGCGCGACCGGCGCGACTGGACCCACAGGTCCCACAGGATCGACGGGCGCTACGGGCGCGACTGGGCCGACGGGCGCCACCGGTGACACGGGCGCAACTGGTGCGACTGGTGCAACAGGTGCAACAGGTGCAACAGGTGCGACTGGTCCGACTGGTCCGACGGGTGCGACGGGCGCCACCGGCGCAACGGGCGCCACAGGTGCCACCGGCACAACGGGCGCGACAGGTGCGACAGGTGCGACAGGTGCGACAGGTGCGACGGGTACGGTCGGATCCATTACCGATGGCACGACCACCGCGACGAATCCGTCCTCGGTGAACTTCACGAACGGCTTCGTGGTCACGCAGCCTGGCGGCGCGGGGACCGCGGCGACGGTCGATGGCTCGGGCTTCGTTCACATCGCGGGTACTGAGACCATCACCGGCGACAAGACCTTCAGCGGCACGACGGTCGTGGGCAACACGTCGGTCTCGAGCGGCAAGACGCTCACGGCCGGCGCCGGCACGACGACGGGAACAGCTGTAAACGTCGCGACGGGCAACGGTCTCGCCGGCGGTACCGCGTTGAACGTCGACACGGGTACGTCCGCCTTCAGCGGCAGCGCCGTGAACGTCCAGAGCTCCGGCAACTTCACCGGCACGCTGGTGAACCTGACGGGCAACTCGACGACCGCGGGCACGATCCTCGGCATCAACGCGACGAGCCTCAACACTGGCTCCGCGATCAATGTGAACCTGGGCACCGCGAACTACACGAACGTCGCGGGCGCCTTCCGCCTCACCGCCAACACTGCTTCTACTGGCACGCTGATGAACGTGTCGGGCACGACGCTCGGCGCGAACAATGGTGTCGCCGCGAGCTTCGCGACCGGCACGCCCACGGGACCTGAGGTCACGGCGAGCAAGGCCGTCCGGGTCGCGCTCGGGACCGTTGGCATCGGTTACTACGCGAACGCAGCGACGGGGTACACCGGCAACTTCATCGAGCTGCAGGTGAACGGGTCGACGGTGTACGCCGTGAGCGGCAGCACGCAGACGACATCGCTGAACTTCAGCCAGACCGGTGCCGCGACCTTCAGCACCGGCACGGGCGCCGTCTCGCTCAATGGCGACACGACGATCGCCTCGGGCAAGAACTTCTCGCAGACTGGTGCCGGAACGTTCAGCACCGGGACGGGCGCTGTCTCGCTCA from Candidatus Limnocylindria bacterium encodes:
- a CDS encoding Trm112 family protein, producing the protein MPVDKQLLDILVCPADHGPLSEEGDRLVCGRCRRRYPVRDGIPVMLIEEAEQPAS
- a CDS encoding P-loop NTPase; its protein translation is MTIASVVDRWPDSARIFARYTLGCASCAISKSETIAQAAAGHGAGRVKLDDLISELNVFADTGKLPEGAPPAPSLAAKGVPRGMAEQKGIKHVIAVMSGKGGVGKSLVAGLLAVGLKRRGFSVGVLDGDITGPSIPRMFGVHEKPMSADGKTLVPPKSRGGIPIMSMNLILPSEEEAVIWRGPMVSGAIRQFFSDVQWGELDYLIVDLPPGTSDAPLTVMQALPVDGVVLVTTPQALATMVVTKAVKLVKQLGGDIIGVVENMAYVTLPDGGRLEVFGPSQGLKLVIASNAPLMGKLPIDPAIARDADNGDIENYTSPEADELVENFMLVAPLKEPVRA
- a CDS encoding response regulator transcription factor, producing MATRVLLVDDHELVRQGVAAMLLNADGIEVVGEARTGREAVEATRRDLPDVVLMDVRMPDMDGLEATKRIKEERPRTAVIMVTMHDNPSYLRDAVRAGAAGYLLKDVSKEELVDAIRQVSTGGAFIESKLLRGMLSEMKPAGPVPSAAKNLTKREREILGLVAEGLSNREIADKLVLSPETVKSHVAAILEKLNVSDRTQAAIYAVRNGLVDATAL
- a CDS encoding response regulator, whose amino-acid sequence is MPTRVLVADDHLAIREGIRSLLAPDDELLVVGEAADGIQAGRMALELKPDMILLDNSMPGKTGLEVARELKPLLPDASIVFLTLDPGIRDLALAVGAAAHISKDTAPQETLRILRQVAQQHAKAKPAELKPIERTLADALVAEHLFTNEQMARLIATRGARESLSAALIRTGLIPDARAAQVLSRVSGRPLVTLTPYHDTGVARLARGRRSLIDPIDPTVAAQLAKRLCEQRHVVLVALGRSEATLAMADPLDDQTPNDVSVLLGNVPVTIVTASAGEIAAAIARGFVNAAPKVAPMPVIERAAARERSRRPLLVVAAVLAALLLFVTGSAVILGPAASAVQARANVTIFQGNVDVRTGSGAYAPVGTGYVVRQGDTIRTRSLANAALTFFDESVVVLEPGTELEIVELHALSNGSIAATLRQTAGATWHVVTHQSSSRYAVTTPTTTASVTGTAFTVRVDPSGSTTVGTTEGSVDVRGVDGAANSSVSVGAGFTTTVASKGSAPSAPTAIAQNTVTFVLEDSRDAVIVDRTGRAAGVSNGELVRYIPGSMVNRVDSSVVVTIPNNDGDRFGSVVSPLQSSDDTVSVTAEAHSSSGAVVGQIADTRPVVDGVALGGVRVSGKDVVALSADVVRTLPAPVTASVPANTGFDIFVFLRREPTSIAGNAGPAGTDGTQGPAGPPGPQGPTGPTGADGAAGAPGANGLNGAAGATGAQGPAGANGIDGAAGPAGPAGAQGPAGPAGGGPAGPAGPTGPTGPAGASGTNGVDGATGATGATGATGATGPTGPTGPTGPTGATGATGDTGATGATGATGPTGPTGPTGATGATGATGATGATGATGATGATGATGATGATGPTGPTGPTGPTGATGATGATGATGDTGAPGATGATGATGATGATGPTGPTGPTGPTGATGATGATGATGATGPTGPTGPTGPTGATGATGATGSTGNTGATGATGATGATGTTGATGATGPTGSTGATGATGATGPTGDTGATGATGATGASGPTGPTGPTGPTGPTGPTGATGATGATGASGATGATGPTGPTGPTGPTGPTGATGATGPTGPTGSTGATGATGPTGATGDTGATGATGATGATGATGATGPTGPTGATGATGATGATGATGTTGATGATGATGATGATGTVGSITDGTTTATNPSSVNFTNGFVVTQPGGAGTAATVDGSGFVHIAGTETITGDKTFSGTTVVGNTSVSSGKTLTAGAGTTTGTAVNVATGNGLAGGTALNVDTGTSAFSGSAVNVQSSGNFTGTLVNLTGNSTTAGTILGINATSLNTGSAINVNLGTANYTNVAGAFRLTANTASTGTLMNVSGTTLGANNGVAASFATGTPTGPEVTASKAVRVALGTVGIGYYANAATGYTGNFIELQVNGSTVYAVSGSTQTTSLNFSQTGAATFSTGTGAVSLNGDTTIASGKNFSQTGAGTFSTGTGAVSLNGDTTIASGKNFSQTGAGTFSTGTGNISLNGNIVTNITQTGATNLSTGTGAVSLNATTTLAAGKNLTAAAGTGAVDFSLATGTFKTSTGAVSLNGDVTVASGKNFSQAGAGTFSTGTGNLSFNGNIVTNIAQTGATTFSTGTGAVTLNGATTISGANTFATGTGNISLNGNIVTNIAQTGATTFSTGTGAVTLNGAVTISGANTFATGTGNLSFNGNIVTNITQTGATTLSTGTGAVTLNGNTSVVNGKTLSVGTGTGSPVAIKAIELGTCTEGTGATQFTCGAGQVANITVANLVATDGIFLSGQGALAGACTVQNINAGTSFSIRCTTAPASGTVFNVLIVRR